One Oncorhynchus masou masou isolate Uvic2021 chromosome 27, UVic_Omas_1.1, whole genome shotgun sequence genomic window carries:
- the ankrd53 gene encoding ankyrin repeat domain-containing protein 53, with protein MGYNSKVFIYSWTGTLTMRMFSINYLLHGQLLNSGKINKPRVGGGVVLVRRLVKAPPDSDMFQAATSGDRDWLRLSLKRALAPTQLDKQGLTVLHVAGLHGQLECMKLLLASQVVDINASCPLGRRPIHMVLTAKSRPHSHACLTYLLEHGALPNVATDTGLTPLHLAATEGLWECTKTLVQAGADTGARDNRGHTPLELARIWCHRRIARFLKDSMWQNEKKREMERRKALQNLRQDLFNMHRRAENIEKVGRQTLMEEKVTAWADKKGLPLLWAQPMATWNQAHAHCLSPDQRPQSQRTKVCHRQHPGAPPREAWNISPNPSKPPPASVSRPQGVRLSSQPERSPPEPDLRRSITLCRARGDGRPQYTAKWDGSPQPVPNLPWDVLQRGLFSAAFPSRIASPNHFQPNHVLDLPRLGCSPGPNTSPWTEVAMHLAEELEPGHY; from the exons ATGGGCTATAACTCGAAAGTATTTATATATTCTTGGACTGGAACATTAACAATGCGCATGTTTTCAATTAATTATCTTTTACACGGACAACTTCTGAATTCTGGAAAGATAAA TAAGCCCAGGGTAGGTGGTGGGGTGGTGCTGGTGCGGCGTTTGGTGAAGGCTCCGCCGGACAGCGACATGTTCCAGGCGGCCACCTCGGGGGACCGTGACTGGCTGCGACTCAGCCTGAAGCGGGCGCTGGCCCCAACGCAGCTCGACAAACAG ggTCTGACGGTGCTCCACGTGGCCGGCCTACACGGGCAGTTGGAGTGTATGAAGCTGCTGTTGGCATCCCAAGTGGTGGACATAAACGCCAGCTGCCCCCTGGGCCGCAGACCCATCCACATGGTCCTCACTGCCAAGAGCAGACCCCACTCCCATGCCTGCCTCACCTACCTACTGGAGCATGGAGCCCTGCCAAACGT AGCCACTGATACAGGGTTGACGCCCCTCCACCTGGCTGCCACCGAGGGCCTGTGGGAGTGTACCAAGACTCTAGTGCAGGCGGGGGCAGACACTGGTGCACGAGACAACCGAGGACACACACCTCTGGAACTGGCACGCATCTGGTGCCACAGAAGGATcgccag GTTTCTGAAGGACTCTATGTGGCAGAAcgagaagaaaagagagatggagaggcgcAAGGCGCTGCAGAACCTTCGGCAGGACCTGTTCAACATGCACAGGAGGGCCGAGAACATAGAGAAG GTGGGGAGACAGACGTTGATGGAAGAGAAGGTCACGGCGTGGGCCGATAAGAAAGGCCTTCCCCTCCTCTGGGCCCAGCCTATGGCCACATGGAACCAGGCTCACGCCCACTGCCTCTCCCCAGACCAGAGGCCACAAAGCCAGAGGACCAAGGTCTGCCACAGGCAGCATCCAGGGGCCCCTCCTCGGGAGGCCTGGAACATCTCCCCCAACCCCTCCAAACCCCCGCCGGCCTCTGTCTCCCGGCCCCAGGGGGTGCGTCTGAGCAGCCAGCCCGAGAGGTCCCCTCCAGAGCCTGACCTGAGGCGCAGCATAACTCTCTGCAGGGCCCGTGGGGATGGACGTCCCCAGTACACTGCCAAGTGGGACGGGTCCCCCCAGCCGGTCCCCAACCTGCCCTGGGATGTCCTTCAGAGGGGGCTGTTCTCTGCTGCCTTCCCATCAAGGATTGCCT